The following coding sequences lie in one Arachis ipaensis cultivar K30076 chromosome B05, Araip1.1, whole genome shotgun sequence genomic window:
- the LOC107644474 gene encoding 1-aminocyclopropane-1-carboxylate synthase 7-like — protein MGLKIEQQQHQQTCVELSKIAISNTHGEDSPYFAGWKVYDENPYDEFTNPSGVIQMGLAENQVSFDLLEKYLEEHRETKGASGTSFKENALFQDYHGLKSFRSAMASFMGEIRGNRVKFDPDRIVLTAGATAANELLTFILANPGDALLVPTPYYPGFDRDLRWRTGVNIVPIHCDSSNNFQITEQALESAYKDAESMGYRVRGILITNPSNPLGITIQRSVLELLLDFVTKKNIHLVSDEIYSGSVFSSSEFVSVAEVLESRNYKNSAERVHIVYSLSKDLGLPGFRVGTIYSYNDKVVTTARRMSSFTLISSQTQNLLASMLSNKSFTKSYIKINRERLNKRYQMIIEGLKSAGIECLKGNAGLFCWMNLSPLLENKTSRESELELWNAILREVKLNISPGSSCHCLEPGWFRVCFANMSENTLKIALERIRKFMERIRSQQ, from the exons ATGGGTCTTAAGATTGagcaacaacaacatcaacaaactTGTGTAGAGCTTTCAAAGATTGCTATCTCTAATACACATGGTGAAGATTCTCCTTACTTTGCTGGTTGGAAAGTCTACGATGAAAATCCCTACGATGAATTCACTAACCCATCAGGAGTTATTCAAATGGGCCTAGCAGAAAATCAA GTTTCATTTGATTTACTTGAGAAGTACCTAGAAGAACATAGAGAGACAAAAGGAGCATCAGGAACAAGTTTTAAAGAAAATGCATTGTTCCAAGACTACCATGGACTAAAATCATTCAGATCAGCAATGGCAAGCTTCATGGGAGAAATTAGAGGAAATAGAGTGAAGTTTGATCCTGATAGAATTGTCCTCACTGCTGGTGCAACTGCAGCCAATGAACTCTTAACCTTCATTCTCGCGAATCCGGGAGATGCTCTTCTTGTTCCTACCCCATACTACCCTGG ATTTGATAGAGATTTGAGATGGAGAACTGGTGTAAACATTGTTCCAATCCATTGTGATAGTTCAAACAACTTCCAAATAACAGAACAAGCATTGGAATCAGCATACAAAGATGCAGAATCAATGGGTTATAGAGTGAGAGGAATTCTGATAACAAATCCTTCAAATCCTTTAGGCATAACAATCCAACGTTCAGTTCTAGAGTTGCTTCTTGATTTTGTCACAAAGAAGAACATCCACCTAGTCTCTGACGAAATCTATTCCGGCTCGGTGTTCTCCTCGTCCGAATTTGTCAGCGTGGCAGAAGTTCTTGAGTCGCGAAACTACAAGAACTCTGCTGAGAGGGTTCACATTGTTTATAGCCTCTCGAAAGATCTAGGTCTTCCAGGATTCCGTGTTGGAACAATATATTCTTACAATGACAAAGTCGTTACCACTGCTCGACGAATGTCGAGTTTCACACTCATATCATCACAAACACAGAATCTTTTAGCTTCAATGCTGTCAAACAAGAGCTTCACTAAGAGCTACATTAAGATCAATAGAGAAAGGTTGAATAAGAGGTACCAGATGATCATTGAAGGATTGAAGAGTGCAGGAATTGAATGCCTTAAAGGGAATGCAGGGCTGTTCTGTTGGATGAATCTGAGTCCATTGTTGGAAAATAAAACTTCAAGAGAATCTGAATTGGAGCTATGGAATGCAATTCTTCGTGAGGTGAAGTTGAACATCTCACCTGGTTCTTCTTGCCATTGTTTAGAGCCTGGTTGGTTCAGGGTTTGCTTTGCAAACATGTCtgagaacactttgaagattgcaTTGGAAAGAATTCGCAAGTTTATGGAAAGAATAAGATCACAACAGTAA